cctgtgctatgcggctgNNNNNNNNNNNNNNNNNNNNNNNNNNNNNNNNNNNNNNNNNNNNNNNNNNNNNNNNNNNNNNNNNNNNNNNNNNNNNNNNNNNNNNNNNNNNNNNNNNNNNNNNNNNNNNNNNNNNNNNNNNNNNNNNNNNNNNNNNNNNNNNNNNNNNNNNNNNNNNNNNNNNNNNNNNNNNNNNNNNNNNNNNNNNNNNNNNNNNNNNNNNNNNNNNNNNNNNNNNNNNNNNNNNNNNNNNNNNNNNNNNNNNNNNNNNNNNNNNNNNNNNNNNNNNNNNNNNNNNNNNNNNNNNNNNNNNNNNNNNNNNNNNNNNNNNNNNNNNNNNNNNNNNNNNNNNNNNNNNNNNNNNNNNNNNNNNNNNNNNNNNNNNNNNNNNNNNNNNNNNNNNNNNNNNNNNNNNNNNNNNNNNNNNNNNNNNNNNNNNNNNNNNNNNNNNNNNNNNNNNNNNNNNNNNNNNNNNNNNNNNNNNNNNNNNNNNNNNNNNNNNNNNNNNNNNNNNNNNNNNNNNNNNNNNNNNNNNNNNNNNNNNNNNNNNNNNNNNNNNNNNNNNNNNNNNNNNNNNNNNNNNNNNNNNNNNNNNNNNNNNNNNNNNNNNNNNNNNNNNNNNNNNNNNNNNNNNNNNNNNNNNNNNNNNNNNNNNNNNNNNNNNNNNNNNNNNNNNNNNNNNNNNNNNNNNNNNNNNNNNNNNNNNNNNNNNNNNNNNNNNNNNNNNNNNNNNNNNNNNNNNNNNNNNNNNNNNNNNNNNNNNNNNNNNNNNNNNNNNNNNNNNNNNNNNNNNNNNNNNNNNNNNNNNNNNNNNNNNNNNNNNNNNNNNNNNNNNNNNNNNNNNNNNNNNNNNNNNNNNNNNNNNNNNNNNNNNNNNNNNNNNNNNNNNNNNNNNNNNNNNNNNNNNNNNNNNNNNNNNNNNNNNNNNNNNNNNNNNNNNNNNNNNNNNNNNNNNNNNNNNNNNNNNNNNNNNNNNNNNNNNNNNNNNNNNNNNNNNNNNNNNNNNNNNNNNNNNNNNNNNNNNNNNNNNNNNNNNNNNNNNNNNNNNNNNNNNNNNNNNNNNNNNNNNNNNNNNNNNNNNNNNNNNNNNNNNNNNNNNNNNNNNNNNNNNNNNNNNNNNNNNNNNNNNNNNNNNNNNNNNNNNNNNNNNNNNNNNNNNNNNNNNNNNNNNNNNNNNNNNNNNNNNNNNNNNNNNNNNNNNNNNNNNNNNNNNNNNNNNNNNNNNNNNNNNNNNNNNNNNNNNNNNNNNNNNNNNNNNNNNNNNNNNNNNNNNNNNNNNNNNNNNNNNNNNNNNNNNNNNNNNNNNNNNNNNNNNNNNNNNNNNNNNNNNNNNNNNNNNNNNNNNNNNNNNNNNNNNNNNNNNNNNNNNNNNNNNNNNNNNNNNNNNNNNNNNNNNNNNNNNNNNNNNNNNNNNNNNNNNNNNNNNNNNNNNNNNNNNNNNNNNNNNNNNNNNNNNNNNNNNNNNNNNNNNNNNNNNNNNNNNNNNNNNNNNNNNNNNNNNNNNNNNNNNNNNNNNNNNNNNNNNNNNNNNNNNNNNNNNNNNNNNNNNNNNNNNNNNNNNNNNNNNNNNNNNNNNNNNNNNNNNNNNNNNNNNNNNNNNNNNNNNNNNNNNNNNNNNNNNNNNNNNNNNNNNNNNNNNNNNNNNNNNNNNNNNNNNNNNNNNNNNNNNNNNNNNNNNNNNNNNNNNNNNNNNNNNNNNNNNNNNNNNNNNNNNNNNNNNNNNNNNNNNNNNNNNNNNNNNNNNNNNNNNNNNNNNNNNNNNNNNNNNNNNNNNNNNNNNNNNNNNNNNNNNNNNNNNNNNNNNNNNNNNNNNNNNNNNNNNNNNNNNNNNNNNNNNNNNNNNNNNNNNNNNNNNNNNNNNNNNNNNNNNNNNNNNNNNNNNNNNNNNNNNNNNNNNNNNNNNNNNNNNNNNNNNNNNNNNNNNNNNNNNNNNNNNNNNNNNNNNNNNNNNNNNNNNNNNNNNNNNNNNNNNNNNNNNNNNNNNNNNNNNNNNNNNNNNNNNNNNNNNNNNNNNNNNNNNNNNNNNNNNNNNNNNNNNNNNNNNNNNNNNNNNNNNNNNNNNNNNNNNNNNNNNNNNNNNNNNNNNNNNNNNNNNNNNNNNNNNNNNNNNNNNNNNNNNNNNNNNNNNNNNNNNNNNNNNNNNNNNNNNNNNNNNNNNNNNNNNNNNNNNNNNNNNNNNNNNNNNNNNNNNNNNNNNNNNNNNNNNNNNNNNNNNNNNNNNNNNNNNNNNNNNNNNNNNNNNNNNNNNNNNNNNNNNNNNNNNNNNNNNNNNNNNNNNNNNNNNNNNNNNNNNNNNNNNNNNNNNNNNNNNNNNNNNNNNNNNNNNNNNNNNNNNNNNNNNNNNNNNNNNNNNNNNNNNNNNNNNNNNNNNNNNNNNNNNNNNNNNNNNNNNNNNNNNNNNNNNNNNNNNNNNNNNNNNNNNNNNNNNNNNNNNNNNNNNNNNNNNNNNNNNNNNNNNNNNNNNNNNNNNNNNNNNNNNNNNNNNNNNNNNNNNNNNNNNNNNNNNNNNNNNNNNNNNNNNNNNNNNNNNNNNNNNNNNNNNNNNNNNNNNNNNNNNNNNNNNNNNNNNNNNNNNNNNNNNNNNNNNNNNNNNNNNNNNNNNNNNNNNNNNNNNNNNNNNNNNNNNNNNNNNNNNNNNNNNNNNNNNNNNNNNNNNNNNNNNNNNNNNNNNNNNNNNNNNNNNNNNNNNNNNNNNNNNNNNNNNNNNNNNNNNNNNNNNNNNNNNNNNNNNNNNNNNNNNNNNNNNNNNNNNNNNNNNNNNNNNNNNNNNNNNNNNNNNNNNNNNNNNNNNNNNNNNNNNNNNNNNNNNNNNNNNNNNNNNNNNNNNNNNNNNNNNNNNNNNNNNNNNNNNNNNNNNNNNNNNNNNNNNNNNNNNNNNNNNNNNNNNNNNNNNNNNNNNNNNNNNNNNNNNNNNNNNNNNNNNNNNNNNNNNNNNNNNNNNNNNNNNNNNNNNNNNNNNNNNNNNNNNNNNNNNNNNNNNNNNNNNNNNNNNNNNNNNNNNNNNNNNNNNNNNNNNNNNNNNNNNNNNNNNNNNNNNNNNNNNNNNNNNNNNNNNNNNNNNNNNNNNNNNNNNNNNNNNNNNNNNNNNNNNNNNNNNNNNNNNNNNNNNNNNNNNNNNNNNNNNNNNNNNNNNNNNNNNNNNNNNNNNNNNNNNNNNNNNNNNNNNNNNNNNNNNNNNNNNNNNNNNNNNNNNNNNNNNNNNNNNNNNNNNNNNNNNNNNNNNNNNNNNNNNNNNNNNNNNNNNNNNNNNNNNNNNNNNNNNNNNNNNNNNNNNNNNNNNNNNNNNNNNNNNNNNNNNNNNNNNNNNNNNNNNNNNNNNNNNNNNNNNNNNNNNNNNNNNNNNNNNNNNNNNNNNNNNNNNNNNNNNNNNNNNNNNNNNNNNNNNNNNNNNNNNNNNNNNNNNNNNNNNNNNNNNNNNNNNNNNNNNNNNNNNNNNNNNNNNNNNNNNNNNNNNNNNNNNNNNNNNNNNNNNNNNNNNNNNNNNNNNNNNNNNNNNNNNNNNNNNNNNNNNNNNNNNNNNNNNNNNNNNNNNNNNNNNNNNNNNNNNNNNNNNNNNNNNNNNNNNNNNNNNNNNNNNNNNNNNNNNNNNNNNNNNNNNNNNNNNNNNNNNNNNNNNNNNNNNNNNNNNNNNNNNNNNNNNNNNNNNNNNNNNNNNNNNNNNNNNNNNNNNNNNNNNNNNNNNNNNNNNNNNNNNNNNNNNNNNNNNNNNNNNNNNNNNNNNNNNNNNNNNNNNNNNNNNNNNNNNNNNNNNNNNNNNNNNNNNNNNNNNNNNNNNNNNNNNNNNNNNNNNNNNNNNNNNNNNNNNNNNNNNNNNNNNNNNNNNNNNNNNNNNNNNNNNNNNNNNNNNNNNNNNNNNNNNNNNNNNNNNNNNNNNNNNNNNNNNNNNNNNNNNNNNNNNNNNNNNNNNNNNNNNNNNNNNNNNNNNNNNNNNNNNNNNNNNNNNNNNNNNNNNNNNNNNNNNNNNNNNNNNNNNNNNNNNNNNNNNNNNNNNNNNNNNNNNNNNNNNNNNNNNNNNNNNNNNNNNNNNNNNNNNNNNNNNNNNNNNNNNNNNNNNNNNNNNNNNNNNNNNNNNNNNNNNNNNNNNNNNNNNNNNNNNNNNNNNNNNNNNNNNNNNNNNNNNNNNNNNNNNNNNNNNNNNNNNNNNNNNNNNNNNNNNNNNNNNNNNNNNNNNNNNNNNNNNNNNNNNNNNNNNNNNNNNNNNNNNNNNNNNNNNNNNNNNNNNNNNNNNNNNNNNNNNNNNNNNNNNNNNNNNNNNNNNNNNNNNNNNNNNNNNNNNNNNNNNNNNNNNNNNNNNNNNNNNNNNNNNNNNNNNNNNNNNNNNNNNNNNNNNNNNNNNNNNNNNNNNNNNNNNNNNNNNNNNNNNNNNNNNNNNNNNNNNNNNNNNNNNNNNNNNNNNNNNNNNNNNNNNNNNNNNNNNNNNNNNNNNNNNNNNNNNNNNNNNNNNNNNNNNNNNNNNNNNNNNNNNNNNNNNNNNNNNNNNNNNNNNNNNNNNNNNNNNNNNNNNNNNNNNNNNNNNNNNNNNNNNNNNNNNNNNNNNNNNNNNNNNNNNNNNNNNNNNNNNNNNNNNNNNNNNNNNNNNNNNNNNNNNNNNNNNNNNNNNNNNNNNNNNNNNNNNNNNNNNNNNNNNNNNNNNNNNNNNNNNNNNNNNNNNNNNNNNNNNNNNNNNNNNNNNNNNNNNNNNNNNNNNNNNNNNNNNNNNNNNNNNNNNNNNNNNNNNNNNNNNNNNNNNNNNNNNNNNNNNNNNNNNNNNNNNNNNNNNNNNNNNNNNNNNNNNNNNNNNNNNNNNNNNNNNNNNNNNNNNNNNNNNNNNNNNNNNNNNNNNNNNNNNNNNNNNNNNNNNNNNNNNNNNNNNNNNNNNNNNNNNNNNNNNNNNNNNNNNNNNNNNNNNNNNNNNNNNNNNNNNNNNNNNNNNNNNNNNNNNNNNNNNNNNNNNNNNNNNNNNNNNNNNNNNNNNNNNNNNNNNNNNNNNNNNNNNNNNNNNNNNNNNNNNNNNNNNNNNNNNNNNNNNNNNNNNNNNNNNNNNNNNNNNNNNNNNNNNNNNNNNNNNNNNNNNNNNNNNNNNNNNNNNNNNNNNNNNNNNNNNNNNNNNNNNNNtatatatgtccatgccactctctcactttgtcccagcttacccttccccctccccgtgtcctcaagtccattttctatgtctgcgtctttattcctgtcctgcccctaggttcttcacaaccattttcctttcatttgttttagattccgtatatatgtgtgttaacatacggtatttgtttttctctttctgacttacttcactctgtatgacagNNNNNNNNNNNNNNNNNNNNNNNNNNNNNNNNNNNNNNNNNNNNNNNNNNNNNNNNNNNNNNNNNNNNNNNNNtgaacattgtggtacatgactctttttgaattatggttttctcagggtatatgcccagtagggagattgctgggtcatatggtagtttcttgtgtttccatacaaactgtgaaaatttttgttctagttctgtggaaaatgccattggtagtttgataggggttgcattgaatctgtagattgctttgggtagtatagtcattttcacaatNNNNNNNNNNNNNNNNNNNNNNNNNNNNNNNNNNNNNNNNNNNNNNNNNNNNNNNNNNNNNNNNNNNNNNNNNNNNNNNNNNNNNNNNNNNNNNNNNNNNNNNNNNNNNNNNNNNNNNNNNNNNNNNNNNNNNNNNNNNNNNNNNNNNNNNNNNNNNNNNNNNNNNNNNNNNNNNNNNNNNNNNNNNNNNNNNNNNNNNNNNNNNNNNNNNNNNNNNNNNNNNNNNNNNNNNNNNNNNNNNNNNNNNNNNNNNNNNNNNNNNNNNNNNNNNNNNNNNNNNNNNNNNNNNNNNNNNNNNNNNNNNNNNNNNNNNNNNNNNNNNNNNNNNNNNNNNNNNNNNNNNNNNNNNNNNNNNNNNNNNNNNNNNNNNNNNNNNNNNNNNNNNNNNNNNNNNNNNNNNNNNNNNNatgtatagtatcatgtcatctgcaaacagtgacagctttacttcttcttttcctttttggattccttttatttctttttcttctctggttgctgtagctaaaacttccaaaactatgttgagtaatagtggcgagagtgtacatccttgtcttgttcctgatcttagaggaaatggtttcagtttttcacctttgagaacgatgttggctgtgggtttgtcatatatggactttattatgttgaggtaagttccctctatgctgactttctggagggttttttatcataaatgggtgttgcattttgtcgaaagcttaaaaagctgattttaaaattttattttcaaaggtgTTCTCCAAACACTTCGTGATGTGGGTGTTTTTATAagttgtagtaaaatacacataaggtttaccatcttaaccatttataagtgtacagttcaggggcATGAAGCACCTGCACAACGTTGTGCAGCCATCCCCACCATGCATCCCCGGGCCTTTTTCATTCTCCCAAACTGCAGCTCTCTGCCCGTTAGACACTGACCCCGTCTCTCACCCTCTCAGTCCTCATCTCTCTCCTGTGTCAGCAGCGTGGGACATGCGAAGAGCAGCTCAGCCGGCCATTAGGTAAAGGGGTAAAAACAGGCTTTGTTTGGTAACTACCGACAGCAGGGGAAGGTGCTGAGCACCCTTCTGATGGGCACAGAGGTGCTGGCGATTTGAAGGGAGAGTGAGGTGGGGGCAGCGAGCAGGGGCTCAAGTGAAAACCCACGCGGGGTGGGTCAGTGTCAGTGCGGTGAGGTCAGCGGCGTCCACCCCGGGAGTCAGTTCTGGAAGTTAGGATTCCATCCCGCGCAGACACGGGCAGGCCGAGGCCCTGTCCTTCCTGAGGATTCCGTTTCAGAGGAATGGCTCTCAGGTCCCCGAGAAAGACTCCTGGGTTGTCtcaaagggacagaggaaggattCACATGTTGGGAGCCCTCTTAGGAAAGGCTCTGAGGATGGTGGGGGCTAGGTCACGTGTTGGCTGGAACACACAGTACATTCTTTTGCCAGCCCTCTCTTCTCAGACAGGAACTCGAAAGGGGGCTGGGCCGGCCCAGGGTCGTGACCTTAGGCTGCAAGAAGCCAGACAGTGTTTGCCATCCCTGAGTGCCAGGGGTTGAATGGAATGTTCCTGCCAAGAGTTCTTGTAGTTCTCGACGtcaccctcttccccttcctcacctGTGTCTTTAGGCCTTTGTCCCTGCGGGGAATATGCCATTTTCCAAATCTTTGCATGGCTGGTTTCTCTTTTGTTGTTCAGCTTGAAGTTGAAACATCACCTCCTTCATCTATAGTCTCCACCCTAAATCCATTGCCCTGTTTGAATTCCCCATCTGTTCTGGTTTGTTTTCCATCTCCCTCCACTAGAGGGCAGAATCCCCCGGAACAGTGTGCATAATAGAAGGCGTGAGCTTGCCTTGAAGCCCCATCAGGACCCTTCTGTCCATATTTTTGCAGACATCACCCCATCCCGATAAATGGTACTTGACAGAAATGTGTATTAATGTGCTAGAGATGATCACGCAGAAAACCTCTTTTAGGGGGCATGTGACTTAACTTGGGGGGGGGCCTCTTATAAGcatctgtattttttatagatatttttctgGAACACGAATGGGTAGATCATGTTGGCCATGTACAGGCAGGAACACAGACCCTGGGGTCACCTGGACAAGTCACAGCTCTGCCccttatttaatctctctgagctgtagtttccccatttgtaaaaagGGCAGAATGCTGTCTGGTTACTTCAGAGTTACTAATGAGATGAGGCATGCAACACATCTAGAGTAGTGCCCAACCAAAGGTAGaaggcaagggacttccctggtggtgcagtggttgagaatccacccgccaatgcaggggacgcgggttcgagccctggtccgggaggatcccacatgccgcggagcgcctgggcccatgagccacaacgactgagcctgcgctctagagcccgcaagccacaactactgagcccacgagccacaactactgaagcccgcgcgcctagagcctgtgctccgcaacaagaaaagccaccgcaatgagaagcctgcgcaccgcaactagagaaagcccgcacgcagcaacgaagacccaacgcagccaacaaaacaaaacaacaacaaacaaaccaaaggTAGAAAGGAAAACCGTGAAAGCAATTCCAGTTCAGGCCATGACAAAAAACTGGATTTTCCTTTAGATTATAACTATTGTGAATGTAAGTTTAAATTTTAAGGAAAGTCACCTGGCAGCTGCTAGGCTGCAGGAGCTGGGGGAATTGGGAAATGACTGCTAGTGGGTACAGGGATGGTAAGAAGATTCTGAAattggttgtggtgatggttgcaaaaatctatgaatatactaaaacccgcTTGACTGTGCACTTCAGACGGCTGGATTGtatggtgtgtgagtttatctcaataaagctgttataaaaaatgCTGTCCAAGAGCCCTGTAAGCTCCTTTGAAAATGCAAGTGAAGATACAGCAAACATTTACACCTTTCCCAAAGCTCTGTTTGACAGATAACCATTGGACAGGTGGTGCCATGTGCACTAACCACAGGGCGGAAGAGAACAGGGGACTGTCTGCCTTGGTCTCATGATGCAGGTGACCCTACTCTGTCCTTTCCCTAGAGGCTGATTTCTCTAGAGTCATTCAGAGGTGAACCCCCCACAGAGGGGGGTGTGCATGTCGGGGTTGGGCAGGCAGCAGCTGACGCTACCACATCCTTGGTGGAGCAGAGCGCAGGGCAAGTGTGGTAGGTCCTGGCAggtctggaggcagggagacccagGGATGGAACCGGTCTGTGAATTCCACTGGTTCCATTGGTTCTGAGCATTGTGGGTCTGGGGGCGAGGTGGGGACTGATTTCTCAGAACCACATGGATGAATGTCTGCTGCCAACAGAcaggttggaagtccaagatcaaggtaccagcagatgtggtgtctggtgagggcccacttgtGCTTTGTGgacagccatcttctcactgtgtcctcacatggcagaaggggcgactgagctctttggggtctcttttgtaagggcactaatcccattcatgagggctccaccctcatgacctaaatcatctcccaaaggccccactttgcaggttaggatttcaacacatgaattttgaggggacacaaacattcagtctatggcataattcaacccataatagtACCATTAGATGCCAAGCAAAAGCAAtcaattcgggcttccctggtggcgcagtggttgagcgtccgcctgccgatgcaggggacacgggttcgtgccccggtccgggaggatcccacatgccgcggagcggctgggcccgtgagccatggctgctgggcctgtgcgtctggagcctgtgctccacaacgggagaggccgcgacagtgagaggcccacgtaccacaaaaaaaaaaaaaaaaaaaaaaaaaaaaaaaaaaaaaaaagcaatcaattCTTTTCTGGAGAATGCCATCCTAGGCTCCAAAGAATCCCCACAAAAAAACTTCTTAAGGACAATGAGCAGTACACAGTTCAAAAACAACCAAGCTTAAAAGATTttccacagcaaagaaaactatcaacaaaacaaaaaggccacctactgaatggaagaaaatatttgcaaatgatatgaccgatgatggttttttcaaaaaaattttattggactgtagtttattaacaatgttgtgttagtttcaggtgtacagcaaagtgaatcagttatacataaacatatatccactcattttagattcttttcccatataggtcattacagagtactgagtagagttgcctgtgctttacagtaggtccttactagttatctatttcatacatagtaatgtgtatctgtcaatcccgatctcccagtttatccctccacccctgcccccgctTACCCccctgctaaccataagtttgttttctacatctgtgaccctatttctgttttgtgtatgagttcatttgtaccattttttaaagattccacatataagtgatatcatatgatatttgtctttctgtgtctgacttacttcacttagtatgacaatatctaggtccatccatgttgctacaaatggcattatttcatccttttttatggctgagtaatattccattgtatatatatatcacatcttctttatccattaactgttgatggacgtttgggttgcttccatgtcttggctactgtaaatagtgctgctgtgaacactgaggtgcatgtatctgcTCGAATTAGAGACGGAAGGGACACCCCCCCGGAGAAGGGTAAGACTTTGAATCGCTAGTGTTGGGGAGAGAGTGGGTGTGTTTTACCTGTTCGGAGGAGAGTTGCATCATGGGAGACAGGAGACTGATGTTGGCAATATTGTCTGAAAACCTACATGATGGACTAATACACGGAAAGCACTTGAAACAGCGTATGGAACGCAGGAAGTGCCAGCTATTACTACGGAGTCCAGTAGCCAGAGCGTGGACCCTGCTGGGTTCTGTGGCTTGGCCCCTCGCCATCTACTCCAACCTTCATCCGGTGAGCCCTGTTCGACGGCACAACTGTTCTTACATATGTCTCCCCAACCTGACAGGGAGCCCCTGAGGGAGGGATGTGTGCAGGCTCCCCGCTGGGTCCCCCAGGGCAGACAGGCAGGTGAGAGAGACAGACCGAGACGGTCAAAAACTGACTCAGAGCCAGAACCCAGAGaaactgggagggagggaaggcgagCCAcggatgccccccaccccagggaaggGGCAGCCGCTGCCGGGGCCTCTCCCCCTCCACTCGGGAGGGAAGGCTGCCGGGCCTGGAGGCGCAGGGTGGGTTAGACTCTCCAGCCAGGGGGTGGGGATCAAGTGGCCCGGACTGAAGTCCCTGCCCCTCCTCGGGCTCTGGCCCTGCTCCAGTCTCCTCCCGTTGCAGCAGTGGTCGCTGGCAGACTCCCACACCCCCCCCAGGCAgtgctgcccccagccctgccgtCACCCCGGCTGTACCTTTCCTGTTGACTTGACCCCCTTCCAGACACAGAAGTAGACCAGCACCCAGCAGGCCAGCAGACACAGGGTCACCTCCCAGTTGAGGGCCCCCGGAGCCTCCAGCCCCCCGGAGAGCCGCAAGACTTTGTTCCTGGGGGAGGGAAAGCCCATGAGGTCTGTGCCAGCAAAGGGCCAGGAGACGGGGGGAGGCCCTGGGGTGGTGCCCCCCGCCCGCACCCCCTCCGCCGCAGCCCTTGCGTCCAGCCGGTCTCCCCCATGCACCTGGCCGGCCCGGGCCAAGCCTGCAGCCTGGAGTCGCTGCAGTCTGTGTCCCCGGAGCCTTGGAGCCCCtggcggcccggcccggccccacGCCGTCCCCAGCGGGCCCAGCAGCAGTCCCCCGCTTCCCTCCCCAGGCGGGCAGGCACCGCCCGCTCCGCTTCCCTGGCCTCATCCCCCCAGGGCCGGGCCCCGACACACGAatgcgtgcacacgcacacacatgcagacTTGAGCTACGTGTGGGAGACCAGAGGGCTGGCCGGGCCTGGCCCAGAGGTGCCCGACTCCCTTCCAGAGCTCGATGACAGGGACCTGCGCTCAGCAGGCTGGTCACATGTGAGGGTGGCCAGGCTGGCACTGACACAGACTTCGCAGTGCACGGGGCTCGCCTGGGGTTTGCAGGCTTGGCAGGGAAACAGTTACGTGCCCAAAGGCCTTAGGAGTTGGGGCGCGGGTCTGTTTGGACATGCGCACTGGGGAGCTCCAGCTACACTAAGGGGAGGAGCGTCACCTGGAGGCCTCATGGCTAAGCCGCCCACGGGGTGTCTGGGCCCGATGTAGGCCGGTTCGAGGGACGAGACCATGTGGGTGTCCGTTGGCGCAGGCTCATTGGGGTTACACAGCGCTCCGAGGTGTGGAGCTTCGTAAGGGGGGCGCCCGTTGGCTGGAGAGCCTGAGGCTCTGTCAGCGGGAACCAATCACGGGTCAGGAGGCATTCCCAGGGGTCTGTTTGCGCAGGCGCTCTGGGAATCACGAGTTGCAGGGGGCGCTAGGGGGCTGAGTTTTGCGAGGGAACGTCTTGTTCTTCCCCAGCTCGTAGGGAGGGTGGAAGCGGTTCTAGATGGAGTCTGACGCAGATGGAGGAGGAGACATGAGGGCGGCAGACGAAGGTGCAGGTGCCGCGGCCGATGTAGTGGAAGCAGCATGTGGTGGCCAGGGCGACCCCGGTGACCCGGTCAGTCCTGGCGACGCTGGCGACCCCGGCGTCgcaggagaggcaggtggtgCAGCCGGTGACCTTGTGCAGATCCAGTGGTCACGCCACGCAGCAGGGCCACGTGGAGACGCAGCAGCCGGGGCCGGAGGTCCGGGTGAGCAGGAGCTACAGTGGTATCCTTTCGCAGGGGCCCCAGTGGGCCGGGcggccaggggctgggctggaggtggtgtcgggggaggggctgcaggcgGTTGGGCCTGAAGTGCAGAGTGAGGGAACTCTGGGCGGCTGGAGGGTATGGGCCAAGGGTGGTCTGGGCCGACGGGATGCTGGTGGGGAAACCAGCCTGAGGGAAACCAGAGGGTAGTGGTGATGTCCAGGGTGGCCTCAGTGTATAGGGTGGGAGGGTGTGGACGGCCTAAGGGGTGGTCTGAGCGGGaagccggggggtgggggggtgaaggCGGGTCTCAGTGAGGAGGAAGCCTGATGCACAGGCGAAATCAGTAATGTGGATGGTGCCTTAACCATATCTCCACCAGCATCCTTACTGTGCTTTTCCCATCGCGCATGGATGCGCAGGTCGCCCACCAGTTGCTGACTGTATACTTTCCAGTCCCAGAGCCCATGCAGGAGGAGCTCAACGTGGAGGGCCGCGTCCTGGTCATGTCGGTTCtagagggggctggggggggtggggtggcaggtgGCCAGAGCCAGGCTTAGCCCCGGTGGAGCTGTAATGGAGGGTTCAGCCTAAAGAAGTGTGCTGCTCTGGGATTGTCGGTGTCGGGGGACAGGGAGGGCCGCGCTCCTCCTCACGAACTTGAATTTGacttttccctcccttttagCCGATTGACTGCTGAAGACCTTGGCCACCTCCGAGCTTCCGTCACCTTCTGTCTGAGCCAGCTTTCCCAGGTGGTTCAGATCTTGCGGCGTCTTGTGCCCCCCTTTTATGCTCAGCCTCATCAGGCCACAGGGGGCTAACCGTAACTTATGTGTCCTGTCCTTGGTGCGCTTCCCTAGGGCATCGCTTTCTCCAGCGGTCGCCCCTTTGTTGTTGTGCCTTCGCGTTCGGCCCTTGGGCG
This window of the Physeter macrocephalus isolate SW-GA chromosome 21, ASM283717v5, whole genome shotgun sequence genome carries:
- the LOC114484743 gene encoding EKC/KEOPS complex subunit LAGE3-like, coding for MESDADGGGDMRAADEGAGAAADVVEAACGGQGDPGDPVSPGDAGDPGVAGEAGGAAGDLVQIQWSRHAAGPRGDAAAGAGGPGEQELQCILTVLFPSRMDAQVAHQLLTVYFPVPEPMQEELNVEGRVLVIRLTAEDLGHLRASVTFCLSQLSQVVQILRRLVPPFYAQPHQATGG